TTGTGGAGCGTCAGAAGAACTTTTTTTCGCACGGCGAAATAGCGATGCGACCCTTGGTTTTGCGGGAAATAGCCGATACACTCGGTTTACATGAGTCGACCATTTCCCGGGTGACGACGAACAAATACATGGCCACGCCGATGGGTACTTTCGAGTTGAAGTACTTCTTTGGCAGCCACGTCTCCACCGAGACGGGCGGCGCGGCCTCATCCACGGCGATCCGCGCGCTGATCAAGCAACTGATAGGAGCCGAAGACCCCAGGAATCCTCTTTCCGACAGCCGCATCGCCGAATTGCTGGGCGAACAGGGCTTTGTGGTCGCACGCCGCACGGTGGCCAAATACCGCGAAGCGCTGAAGATCCCCGCAGTGAATCTCCGCAAGTCTTTGTAGCCGAGCCGCAACCGCCTGCCTGGTGCGGCTCTTTCAGAAGGAGAAGCGCTATGAACTTCAAGATCAGTGGACACCACCTCGACATCACGCCGCCGCTGCGTGAGTATGTGGAAACGAAACTGGAGCGAATTGTCAGGCATTTCGATCAGGTCATTGGCGTGAGCGTGCTGCTATCGGTCGACAACCACAAGGAAAAGGACAGGCGTCAGTACGCGGAAATCAATCTGCATCTCAAGGGCAAGGACATCTTCGTCGAAGCGCACCATGAAGACCTGTACGCCGCGATCGACTGTCTGGTCGACAAGCTCGACCGTCAGGTGATCCGCTACAAGGACCGGGTGCAGGGACATGACCGCGAGGCGGTCAAGTACCAGATGGCCGCCGCCCAGCTGCAGCAACAATAGGCTGGCAAACCCGACTGCCCCTTGAGGCGGACGCGAGCGTCCCCGAGAGGACTGATAGGAAGAGAGCAAAGCCGCGCATCTGCGCGGCTTTTTTGATGTCCCGGCCGCGCGCGCCGCGTTACCTTGGCGCCACGTCTGGCGCGCCCCGGCAGCCGGGGTGTTCGCATCCGGCGCCGCTCGGTGTA
This sequence is a window from Cupriavidus pauculus. Protein-coding genes within it:
- the hpf gene encoding ribosome hibernation-promoting factor, HPF/YfiA family, which produces MNFKISGHHLDITPPLREYVETKLERIVRHFDQVIGVSVLLSVDNHKEKDRRQYAEINLHLKGKDIFVEAHHEDLYAAIDCLVDKLDRQVIRYKDRVQGHDREAVKYQMAAAQLQQQ